Proteins found in one Gimesia chilikensis genomic segment:
- a CDS encoding Gfo/Idh/MocA family protein, whose translation METMNGQLNRKLRMALVGGGQGSFIGRVHSIAACLDNRAELVAGALSSNPEKAKASAPAYDIPPERAYGSIEELIEKESALPEDQRIDFISIATPNFTHFPIAKAAVEAGFNVICDKPMTFDLAQAEELKSLVEKSGVVFAVSHNYTGYPLVRMAREMILNGEFGEIQAVRSNYIQGWLRKRLEEEDQKQAAWRTDPSKSGAAGAFGDIATHAYNLGRYMTGLLPDEISCNLKIFAPGRQLDDYGHAVIRFQNGALGTVTASQISHGRENDLFIEIDGTKGALSWRQEEPNQMIVRRNGQPHAIYTRDPNAPFMNESGAAACRLPAGHPEAFFEAFANIYRSAFDAMISRITGESFEPKNTIYPNVYDGVEGMFFIEQSVASSKENGAWLPFNCDCARS comes from the coding sequence ATGGAAACAATGAACGGTCAACTCAATCGTAAATTACGAATGGCACTTGTTGGCGGGGGCCAGGGTTCGTTTATCGGCCGTGTGCATTCCATTGCTGCCTGTCTGGATAACCGGGCCGAGCTGGTAGCGGGGGCCTTGTCCTCCAATCCGGAGAAAGCGAAAGCATCGGCGCCTGCTTATGACATTCCTCCCGAACGGGCTTACGGATCAATTGAAGAACTGATTGAGAAAGAGTCCGCTTTGCCCGAAGATCAGCGGATCGATTTCATCAGCATCGCCACCCCGAACTTTACACATTTTCCCATCGCTAAGGCAGCTGTGGAAGCGGGTTTCAATGTGATCTGCGATAAGCCAATGACCTTTGACCTGGCCCAGGCAGAAGAATTAAAAAGCCTGGTTGAAAAGTCGGGTGTCGTCTTTGCCGTCAGCCATAATTACACCGGATACCCGCTGGTTCGGATGGCACGGGAGATGATCCTGAACGGAGAATTTGGTGAAATTCAGGCCGTTCGTTCGAACTACATTCAGGGTTGGTTGCGGAAACGCCTGGAGGAAGAAGATCAGAAACAGGCTGCCTGGCGTACCGACCCCTCAAAATCCGGGGCTGCTGGGGCCTTTGGTGATATCGCCACTCATGCCTATAACCTGGGACGCTACATGACCGGACTTTTGCCGGATGAGATCTCCTGTAACCTCAAAATTTTCGCCCCCGGTCGTCAGCTGGATGATTACGGTCATGCTGTGATCCGGTTCCAGAACGGAGCTCTGGGAACCGTTACCGCCAGCCAGATTTCGCATGGTCGCGAGAACGATCTGTTCATTGAAATCGACGGCACCAAAGGCGCACTGTCCTGGAGACAGGAAGAGCCTAACCAGATGATCGTCCGTCGTAACGGTCAGCCACATGCGATTTACACTCGTGATCCCAATGCTCCGTTCATGAACGAAAGCGGAGCAGCTGCCTGCCGATTGCCGGCCGGACACCCGGAAGCTTTCTTCGAAGCATTTGCCAATATCTATCGCTCCGCTTTTGACGCCATGATCAGTCGGATTACGGGCGAATCCTTCGAACCGAAAAATACGATCTATCCCAACGTTTATGATGGGGTGGAAGGAATGTTCTTTATTGAGCAGTCTGTGGCCAGCAGCAAGGAAAACGGAGCCTGGCTACCGTTCAACTGCGATTGCGCTCGCAGCTAA